From the genome of [Limnothrix rosea] IAM M-220, one region includes:
- a CDS encoding Tfp pilus assembly protein FimT/FimU, with product MATTGDYRGFTLVEILVVMLMVGVMAAIASPGVLGFLARAKVNRGLSRLQEMILLTQRNAMRISQSCTMFLPENNSKNGILTSNCGVTGNQILEDVRIKYNRANSKKVNFNYRGNTGSLRTIVIYSVSTDLKRCMVISNGIGMTRTGVYTRNDLENISANFCQTSL from the coding sequence ATGGCTACCACTGGTGATTATCGCGGATTTACTTTAGTCGAAATTCTTGTTGTGATGTTAATGGTTGGTGTGATGGCGGCGATCGCCTCCCCTGGGGTGTTGGGATTTCTGGCACGGGCGAAGGTAAATAGAGGACTCAGTCGGCTTCAGGAGATGATCCTGTTGACCCAGAGAAATGCCATGCGCATTAGTCAAAGTTGCACCATGTTTTTGCCAGAAAACAATAGTAAAAATGGTATTTTGACATCAAATTGTGGTGTGACGGGCAATCAAATACTGGAAGATGTACGCATTAAGTACAATCGTGCTAATAGCAAAAAAGTAAATTTTAACTATCGTGGTAATACTGGCTCACTACGTACAATTGTGATTTATAGTGTATCGACAGATTTAAAGCGATGTATGGTGATTTCTAATGGTATTGGGATGACGAGAACTGGGGTTTATACGCGGAATGATTTAGAAAATATTTCGGCGAATTTTTGTCAAACAAGTCTTTAA
- a CDS encoding GAF domain-containing protein, with product MTTSPYPQTTIDIVPEDDNGTSSGELNNNQPGSALVATRGNFSAFLAPLNQDSFREVVTGVQAKLQVFHQTLGMLDDVLDSQGFDAILNDMLQSITQKTGELLSADRTSIFLLDEEQHQLWSIVARDDSGKPLEIRIPADKGIAGEAATQKKVVNIPYDFYDDPRSTAAKEFDKRNHYRTYTMLALPLVNAEDNLVAVVQLINKLKSPHDPSAPLEQRVSHDGFTEQDIALFKDFAPSIRLILESSRSFYKATQRQRAAQALIDATNSLSKGNLDLDTTLNTVMDAAKKLMNAARSTLWLIDHDRNDLWTKIPIGDEIKELRVPVGVGYVGKVAAKNLVSDRPKDGYTLNIGFDLYDDEDSTNSQNIDQTTNFRTCSLLCMPVFNSDGELIGVTQLVNKEKQGEFPPYDPKNWPHPPEQWRASFNRGDQEFMRAFNIQAGVALQNAKLFAQVKQQEQMQRDILRSLTNGVISTDRHGIIIAANEKAKELLGFDADDPLEGKQMGELVEIKTADITDKADVSKKGDFSEWLERALAPKDLTKDREQYYPDQPLLSAAGEEHSVNLSINSISNAADSSNVYGALVVMDDISDEKRLKSTMYRYMTQDLAEQLLESGSVELGGDRKEVSVLFSDIRSYTSLTEKLEAEEVVSMLNEYFETMVEAVFKHKGTLDKYIGDAIMAVFGSPLPLEEHAWESLQTAVEMRHRLAAFNDKRVRDGKEHIHIGIGINSDLVISGNIGSSKRMEFTAIGDGVNLSSRLESASKQYGCDIIISENTYNYCPEKVVVRELDRIIVKGKKKPVSIYELVGLASEPISFQQEQVKELYEKAREYYINRQFARALTQFARVLEVASHDKSAKLHMQRCQYFFAHPPADDWDGVWTMTSK from the coding sequence ATGACAACATCCCCTTACCCGCAAACTACCATTGACATCGTGCCGGAGGACGATAACGGCACCAGTTCCGGAGAACTTAACAATAACCAGCCCGGCAGTGCCCTCGTTGCAACACGGGGAAACTTTTCTGCATTTCTTGCCCCCCTCAATCAAGATAGTTTCCGGGAAGTTGTCACCGGTGTCCAAGCAAAACTACAGGTTTTCCACCAGACCTTAGGAATGCTCGATGATGTCTTGGATAGTCAAGGTTTTGACGCAATCCTCAACGACATGTTGCAGTCGATCACCCAAAAGACAGGCGAACTATTATCCGCTGATCGCACTTCAATTTTCCTTTTAGACGAAGAGCAGCACCAACTTTGGTCTATTGTCGCTCGCGATGATTCAGGTAAGCCCTTAGAAATTAGAATTCCGGCCGATAAAGGTATTGCCGGAGAAGCAGCGACCCAGAAAAAAGTCGTCAATATTCCCTACGATTTTTACGACGACCCCCGCTCAACGGCAGCCAAAGAGTTTGACAAACGCAACCATTATCGTACCTATACGATGTTGGCGCTCCCCCTCGTCAATGCAGAGGATAATCTCGTTGCAGTAGTGCAGCTCATTAATAAACTTAAATCACCCCATGATCCTAGTGCACCTCTAGAGCAGCGTGTTTCCCACGATGGATTTACGGAGCAAGATATTGCACTATTTAAAGATTTTGCCCCTTCGATTCGTCTAATCCTTGAATCTTCCCGGTCTTTTTATAAGGCGACCCAACGGCAACGGGCAGCTCAGGCCTTAATTGATGCCACTAATTCCCTCAGTAAGGGCAACCTCGATCTAGATACCACCCTTAATACGGTGATGGATGCTGCGAAAAAGCTGATGAATGCAGCGCGTAGTACCCTTTGGCTCATTGACCATGACCGCAATGATCTATGGACGAAAATTCCCATTGGTGACGAAATTAAAGAGTTACGTGTGCCGGTGGGAGTCGGCTATGTCGGTAAAGTGGCGGCCAAAAATCTCGTCAGCGATCGCCCTAAAGATGGCTATACCTTAAATATCGGGTTTGATTTGTATGACGACGAAGACTCGACAAATTCTCAGAATATTGACCAAACCACAAATTTTAGAACCTGTAGTTTGCTTTGTATGCCAGTGTTCAATTCCGATGGCGAATTGATTGGCGTAACCCAGTTAGTTAATAAAGAAAAACAGGGAGAATTTCCCCCTTACGACCCCAAAAATTGGCCCCATCCACCAGAACAATGGCGGGCAAGTTTTAACCGTGGTGACCAAGAGTTTATGCGGGCTTTCAATATTCAGGCTGGTGTTGCCCTCCAAAACGCAAAGCTCTTTGCCCAGGTGAAGCAGCAAGAGCAGATGCAGCGTGATATTCTGCGCAGTCTCACTAATGGTGTCATTTCGACAGATCGCCATGGCATTATCATTGCGGCCAATGAAAAAGCGAAAGAATTATTGGGCTTCGATGCGGATGATCCCTTGGAAGGGAAACAAATGGGCGAGTTGGTGGAAATTAAAACCGCTGACATTACGGATAAGGCTGATGTGTCGAAAAAAGGTGATTTTTCAGAATGGTTAGAGCGTGCCCTCGCTCCCAAGGATCTGACGAAGGATCGCGAGCAATACTATCCTGATCAACCTTTACTTTCCGCCGCTGGGGAAGAACATAGCGTTAACCTCTCGATTAATTCCATTAGTAATGCTGCTGATTCGAGCAATGTTTACGGTGCGTTGGTGGTTATGGACGATATCAGTGATGAGAAACGTCTGAAGAGCACGATGTATCGCTATATGACTCAGGATTTGGCGGAACAGCTCCTTGAGAGTGGGAGTGTCGAACTGGGTGGCGATCGCAAAGAAGTGAGTGTCCTATTTTCTGATATCCGTAGCTATACCAGTTTGACGGAAAAGCTCGAAGCCGAAGAAGTGGTTAGTATGCTCAATGAATACTTTGAAACCATGGTAGAAGCCGTCTTTAAGCACAAAGGCACGCTAGACAAATACATTGGCGATGCCATTATGGCCGTCTTCGGCTCACCCCTCCCTTTGGAAGAACATGCCTGGGAATCGCTGCAAACCGCAGTAGAAATGCGTCATCGTCTAGCTGCTTTTAATGATAAGCGTGTCCGTGATGGGAAAGAACACATTCACATTGGCATCGGTATCAACTCTGATCTCGTGATCAGCGGTAATATCGGCTCCAGTAAGCGGATGGAATTTACGGCGATCGGTGATGGTGTAAACCTCAGCTCCCGTTTGGAAAGTGCGAGTAAACAATATGGTTGTGACATTATCATCAGCGAGAATACTTACAACTATTGCCCTGAAAAAGTTGTGGTGCGCGAATTAGACCGCATTATCGTCAAGGGTAAGAAAAAGCCTGTATCGATTTATGAATTAGTTGGTCTAGCTTCAGAGCCCATTTCATTCCAGCAGGAGCAAGTAAAGGAACTATATGAAAAGGCGAGGGAGTATTACATTAATCGTCAGTTTGCACGGGCACTAACCCAATTTGCGCGGGTTTTGGAAGTGGCGAGTCATGATAAATCAGCGAAGTTACATATGCAGCGTTGTCAGTATTTCTTTGCGCACCCGCCTGCAGATGATTGGGATGGAGTTTGGACAATGACTTCAAAATAG
- a CDS encoding DUF1257 domain-containing protein: MSHFSTLRTKITDSEVLKSSLRDLGISVNTDAAVRGYNGQQIHADIVATLEGDYDLGWTRNSDGSFDLIADLWGVAKKHNQTELINSINQKYAVNKTLSEVKQRGLNNANVKLVLQK, translated from the coding sequence ATGTCTCACTTTAGTACTTTACGCACGAAAATCACTGATTCTGAAGTCCTCAAGTCTTCTCTGCGCGACCTTGGTATTTCTGTGAACACAGATGCTGCGGTGCGTGGCTATAACGGTCAGCAAATCCATGCAGACATCGTGGCAACCTTAGAAGGTGACTATGATCTCGGCTGGACTCGTAATTCTGATGGTAGCTTCGATTTGATCGCTGATCTTTGGGGTGTTGCGAAGAAGCACAATCAGACGGAGCTGATTAATTCTATCAACCAGAAGTATGCTGTTAATAAGACGCTTAGCGAAGTTAAGCAGCGCGGCTTGAATAATGCCAACGTTAAGCTGGTATTACAAAAGTAA
- the pheT gene encoding phenylalanine--tRNA ligase subunit beta translates to MRISLNWLKEFVDITLSPEELAKTLTVAGFEVEEIEDRRALADGVVVGKVVSREQHPNADKLSVCQVDIGAEELSTIVCGAKNVRADIFVPVATLGSYLPAVDLKLKPTKLRGVQSSGMICSLSEIGLEKDSEGIHIFEQSGLQPGQDVRPLLGLDDVVLDLTATANRADALSMVGVAREVAALTGVDVKLPEIPEAIASSASVDVTVEDSEVCPAYIGTVIEGVETKPSPDWLKFRLQAAGTRPINNIVDITNYVLLEWGQPLHAFDHERLQAIAASDNVTLGVRFAKTGERLKTLDAQERQLVEQNLIITAGDKPVALAGVMGGEDSEVHDGTTNIVLEAALFDPVAVRRSSRAQSLRSEASTRYERGVNQVELDRAAQRAIALLQTLAGGKVMAQGLQDSRPDPNSRPKITLRLARIHEILGHVQKDGAVFDVPMADVERILTDLNCQLDSVGEGVWDVTVPPYRYRDLEREIDLIEEVARLYGYDHFCETLPVQTAAGYLSANEVVNRKLRESFRSVGLTEVVHYSLVKPELADIKLNNPLFVEYSALRKELLTGLIDAFAYNQAQGNGALNAFEIGRVFWQADENMAEADYLAGILGGEIAPDGQWTSGGKGQPMGWFEAKGLLESVFAQLHLEITYRPETEYEQLHPGRTASLWLQGRQVGVFGQLHPQVRQDKDLIDAVYVFELKLDMLQTVLSRPSQQVPVFKKYSTYPAIARDLAFFVPVDTTVGQLEEAMKKTAKKLLAAVELFDEYRGKGVPEGQRSLAFSLKYRALDKTLKDEEIDPVHQKVRDTLVKKFKVTLRS, encoded by the coding sequence ATGCGGATTTCCCTGAACTGGTTAAAAGAATTTGTTGATATTACGCTGTCTCCTGAAGAGCTAGCGAAAACCTTAACGGTTGCGGGATTTGAAGTGGAGGAGATCGAAGATCGCCGCGCCCTTGCTGATGGTGTGGTGGTTGGTAAAGTTGTCAGCCGTGAGCAACACCCGAATGCGGATAAGCTTAGTGTTTGCCAAGTGGATATTGGCGCAGAAGAGCTATCAACGATTGTTTGTGGGGCAAAAAATGTACGGGCGGATATTTTTGTGCCGGTGGCGACTTTGGGTAGTTATCTGCCGGCAGTGGACTTGAAATTAAAGCCAACAAAATTGCGGGGTGTTCAGTCTTCGGGCATGATTTGTTCTCTTTCTGAAATTGGTTTGGAGAAGGATTCGGAAGGGATTCATATTTTTGAACAGTCTGGTCTACAGCCGGGTCAGGATGTTCGTCCGCTACTCGGTTTGGATGATGTGGTTCTGGATTTAACGGCGACGGCAAACCGGGCGGATGCTCTCAGTATGGTGGGGGTTGCCCGTGAGGTGGCAGCTCTGACGGGTGTGGATGTCAAGCTTCCTGAAATTCCTGAGGCGATCGCCTCCTCTGCTTCTGTTGATGTCACAGTTGAGGACTCTGAAGTTTGTCCGGCTTATATCGGCACAGTGATTGAAGGGGTTGAAACGAAGCCTTCTCCTGATTGGTTAAAGTTCCGCCTACAAGCTGCTGGCACAAGACCCATTAATAATATTGTCGATATCACGAACTATGTGTTGCTGGAGTGGGGTCAGCCTCTGCATGCTTTTGATCATGAGCGGTTACAGGCGATCGCCGCCTCAGACAATGTGACCCTCGGTGTCCGTTTCGCCAAAACAGGGGAACGCTTAAAAACCCTTGACGCTCAGGAGCGTCAACTCGTTGAGCAAAATTTGATCATCACCGCCGGAGACAAACCCGTTGCCCTAGCCGGTGTGATGGGTGGCGAAGATTCGGAAGTCCATGACGGCACGACCAATATTGTCCTCGAAGCCGCGTTATTTGATCCAGTGGCAGTACGGCGTTCTTCCCGTGCCCAATCCCTCCGCAGTGAGGCTTCCACACGCTATGAACGGGGTGTAAACCAAGTGGAACTTGATCGCGCAGCTCAACGGGCGATCGCCCTCCTCCAAACATTAGCCGGAGGCAAAGTCATGGCTCAGGGTCTCCAAGATAGCCGTCCTGATCCCAACTCCCGTCCGAAAATCACCTTACGGTTGGCGCGTATCCACGAAATTTTGGGTCATGTCCAGAAAGATGGCGCAGTTTTTGATGTGCCCATGGCCGATGTCGAGCGCATTTTAACCGACTTAAATTGCCAACTTGACTCCGTCGGCGAAGGCGTTTGGGATGTGACAGTACCTCCCTACCGCTACCGAGATTTGGAGCGGGAAATTGATTTAATTGAAGAAGTAGCACGCCTCTATGGCTACGATCACTTCTGCGAAACCTTGCCAGTCCAAACCGCAGCAGGTTATCTCTCGGCCAATGAAGTGGTCAATCGTAAATTACGGGAAAGTTTCCGGTCTGTGGGTTTAACAGAAGTTGTCCATTATTCCCTCGTGAAGCCTGAGTTGGCCGATATTAAGCTCAATAATCCGCTTTTTGTGGAATACTCCGCGTTACGTAAAGAGTTGCTCACAGGATTGATCGATGCCTTTGCCTACAATCAAGCCCAAGGAAACGGCGCGTTAAATGCCTTTGAAATTGGTCGGGTCTTTTGGCAAGCAGACGAGAATATGGCGGAGGCTGATTATCTAGCGGGCATTCTCGGCGGTGAAATCGCCCCCGACGGCCAATGGACAAGTGGTGGCAAAGGGCAACCTATGGGCTGGTTTGAGGCGAAGGGTTTACTCGAATCGGTGTTTGCTCAGCTTCATCTTGAGATTACTTACCGCCCTGAAACAGAATATGAACAACTACACCCCGGTCGTACCGCGTCGTTATGGCTACAAGGTCGTCAGGTCGGTGTTTTTGGACAATTGCATCCGCAGGTTCGTCAAGACAAAGATTTGATCGATGCGGTTTACGTATTCGAGCTAAAACTCGATATGCTCCAAACGGTTCTCAGTCGTCCGTCTCAGCAAGTTCCTGTCTTTAAAAAGTATTCTACTTACCCGGCGATCGCCCGTGATTTAGCTTTCTTTGTGCCAGTGGATACCACCGTGGGTCAACTCGAAGAAGCAATGAAAAAGACGGCGAAAAAGCTTTTAGCGGCAGTGGAGCTCTTTGATGAGTATCGCGGTAAGGGTGTGCCCGAAGGCCAACGGAGTTTAGCCTTTAGCCTCAAATACCGGGCTTTGGATAAAACGTTAAAGGACGAAGAAATCGATCCGGTTCACCAGAAAGTGCGCGATACCCTCGTCAAAAAATTCAAGGTCACCCTCAGAAGTTAA
- a CDS encoding serine/threonine-protein kinase, whose translation MSYCINPECENPKNPLKARVCKACGSSLFLRGRYKPLKSLGQGGFGATFLAVDLSLPGKPSCVIKQLRPATNVPHLFDMARELFEREAQTLGRIGNHPQVPRLLDYFEDDKQFYLVQEYVKGNNLQQEVKRNGVFSEAGVRQFLSEILPMVQYIHSQQVIHRDIKPANLIRREQDKKLVLIDFGAVKNRVNPEEAANTSDQTALTSFAVGTPGYAPPEQMAMRPVYASDIYAIGITCLYLLTAKSPKDLDYNPNTGEMMWESYVDISNSFASVMRKMLESSVKHRYQSADDVLNALDMEPYMESLAQGLSTGADGGFSGTTGGAVDPNDPSSSNDVTGGPSTSENSRIAMAIRARRERRKGGSGSLRQGLGSRGGQGGVKKNTLNRMAPGSAAMPHKSASSRFKSKGTSAGKAARDKLDARGLLLAYKKGRRDFGQQNLLSLSLPQSNLSGCIFHQSRMMRANFQGANLANADFGKANLAYANLKDANLGRAYFSYTNLSKADLRGADLSYAYLNYAIVDGTNLCGANLTNAKITEEQLKKAKTNWATIMPNGKRGLF comes from the coding sequence ATGAGCTACTGTATTAATCCCGAGTGCGAAAATCCTAAAAATCCCCTCAAAGCAAGGGTTTGTAAAGCCTGTGGCAGTAGTCTATTTCTCCGTGGTCGCTATAAGCCTCTCAAAAGTTTAGGCCAAGGGGGGTTCGGTGCCACCTTCCTTGCCGTTGACTTAAGCCTGCCCGGCAAACCCTCCTGTGTCATTAAGCAGCTGCGTCCAGCCACAAATGTGCCCCACTTATTCGACATGGCACGGGAGCTATTTGAACGAGAAGCCCAAACCCTAGGGCGCATCGGGAACCATCCCCAAGTCCCGCGGTTACTCGACTATTTCGAAGATGACAAACAGTTTTATCTCGTCCAAGAATACGTTAAAGGCAACAACCTCCAGCAAGAAGTCAAAAGAAATGGTGTCTTTAGCGAGGCAGGCGTTCGGCAATTTCTCAGCGAGATTTTGCCAATGGTGCAATATATTCACTCCCAGCAAGTCATCCACCGTGATATCAAGCCTGCCAATCTCATTCGTCGCGAACAAGATAAAAAACTCGTTTTAATTGATTTTGGTGCAGTTAAAAACCGCGTTAATCCAGAAGAAGCCGCTAATACCTCCGACCAAACAGCCTTAACCTCCTTTGCTGTCGGGACTCCCGGCTATGCTCCGCCAGAACAAATGGCCATGCGTCCAGTGTATGCCAGTGACATTTACGCCATCGGCATTACCTGTCTTTATCTATTGACCGCAAAATCCCCAAAAGATCTTGACTACAACCCCAATACAGGGGAGATGATGTGGGAATCCTACGTCGATATCAGTAATAGCTTTGCCAGTGTGATGCGGAAAATGCTGGAAAGCTCAGTAAAGCACCGTTATCAGTCTGCTGACGATGTCTTAAACGCTCTAGATATGGAGCCTTATATGGAAAGTTTGGCACAGGGTTTGTCCACAGGTGCCGACGGTGGTTTTTCTGGGACAACAGGTGGTGCTGTTGATCCCAACGATCCAAGCAGCAGTAATGATGTGACGGGTGGCCCCTCAACGTCTGAAAATTCCCGTATTGCCATGGCTATTCGGGCGAGGCGCGAACGGAGAAAAGGGGGGAGTGGCAGTCTGCGTCAAGGTCTAGGCAGTCGTGGTGGCCAAGGAGGTGTCAAGAAAAATACACTGAATCGGATGGCACCTGGCTCTGCTGCAATGCCCCATAAATCCGCATCAAGTCGCTTTAAATCTAAAGGAACCAGTGCGGGTAAGGCGGCCCGGGACAAACTAGATGCGAGGGGTCTTTTGCTCGCCTATAAGAAAGGGCGTAGGGATTTTGGGCAACAAAATTTGTTGAGTCTTAGTTTGCCCCAGTCAAATTTGTCGGGCTGTATTTTCCACCAATCGCGGATGATGCGCGCGAATTTTCAAGGGGCGAATCTGGCTAATGCTGATTTTGGGAAGGCAAATTTAGCGTATGCAAATCTCAAGGACGCAAATCTTGGTCGTGCTTATTTCAGCTACACAAATTTAAGTAAAGCTGATTTACGTGGTGCTGATTTAAGTTATGCCTATTTAAACTATGCGATTGTTGATGGTACTAATTTGTGTGGTGCTAATTTAACGAATGCCAAAATTACGGAAGAGCAATTGAAAAAGGCAAAGACTAATTGGGCAACGATTATGCCTAATGGTAAGCGTGGTTTGTTTTAG
- a CDS encoding acylphosphatase produces the protein MGQKAFHVWISGRVQGVSYRYYTGLKAKELGIRGWVKNLPDGRVEAWFEGTEPLVIEMLQWCRKGSPLARVMNIEQQLEEIRNRQGFRILR, from the coding sequence ATGGGGCAGAAAGCTTTTCATGTCTGGATTTCTGGTCGAGTGCAGGGTGTTAGTTATCGCTATTACACTGGCCTCAAAGCTAAGGAATTAGGGATACGGGGCTGGGTGAAAAATTTACCGGATGGTCGGGTGGAAGCGTGGTTTGAGGGGACTGAGCCTCTGGTCATTGAGATGTTGCAATGGTGTCGCAAGGGTTCGCCGCTGGCTAGGGTAATGAACATTGAGCAGCAACTGGAAGAGATTCGGAATAGACAAGGTTTTCGGATTTTACGGTGA
- a CDS encoding alkaline phosphatase PhoX, translating to MSLSRRNFLTLLGASAVGTTVLSPLEHYYRRAEAGVPTLRQNRFGDLLPDVRGIFDLPLGFEYKILAYSGGQLTDGGKVPLAPDGMAAFPVAGGKTALICNHELSLGQTPGAIAAGDYHYDERAMGGTTTLILNKQRELEQHYISLAGTLRNCAGGATPWGTWVSCEEDITTPKINSSLRRKHGYNFEVSPSGLTTPVPLKAMGRFNHEAIAVDPATGFVYQTEDRNDGCLYRFRPHKRQQLAQGGSLEALAIVGQPNADTTKSFPHNQPFTVEWIPLDNIDPEDDTLRYEAQAKGAAIFKRGEGMIYGQGKVYWTCTSGGDRNRGQIFSYEPATNQLRLFLEAVSGSIFEYPDNLTMAPFGDLMVCEDGAGSQYLYGVTPAGECYKFGRNALNDSELAGVCFSPDGKTMFVNIQRPGLILAVWGQWQRS from the coding sequence GTGTCTCTTTCTCGCCGTAATTTCTTAACGCTACTGGGCGCTAGTGCTGTTGGAACGACAGTGCTGTCGCCTTTGGAACATTATTATCGTCGTGCGGAGGCTGGTGTGCCGACTTTGCGGCAAAATCGCTTTGGGGACTTGTTGCCTGATGTGCGGGGGATTTTTGATTTACCTCTGGGTTTTGAGTACAAAATTTTGGCCTATAGTGGTGGTCAATTAACGGATGGTGGCAAAGTGCCTCTAGCGCCGGATGGGATGGCTGCTTTTCCTGTTGCTGGTGGTAAAACAGCGCTTATTTGTAATCATGAATTGAGTTTGGGACAAACGCCGGGGGCGATCGCCGCTGGGGATTACCACTATGATGAGCGGGCCATGGGTGGTACGACAACGCTTATTTTAAATAAGCAGCGGGAACTGGAACAGCACTATATTTCTTTGGCGGGAACTCTCCGTAATTGTGCTGGTGGCGCAACGCCTTGGGGCACTTGGGTGAGCTGCGAAGAGGACATTACGACTCCTAAAATCAATTCTTCGTTACGTCGAAAGCATGGTTATAACTTTGAAGTGTCGCCCAGTGGTTTAACAACTCCGGTTCCCCTTAAGGCAATGGGACGGTTTAATCATGAGGCGATCGCCGTTGATCCTGCGACGGGTTTTGTTTATCAAACGGAAGACCGTAACGATGGCTGTCTTTACCGATTTCGCCCCCATAAGCGTCAACAGTTAGCCCAAGGTGGTTCCCTAGAGGCGTTGGCGATCGTCGGCCAACCTAACGCAGACACCACAAAATCATTTCCCCACAATCAACCATTTACTGTCGAGTGGATTCCCCTCGACAATATTGACCCGGAGGATGACACTCTCCGCTACGAAGCCCAAGCTAAGGGGGCGGCGATTTTTAAGCGCGGTGAAGGTATGATTTACGGTCAAGGGAAGGTGTATTGGACTTGTACGAGTGGCGGCGATCGCAACCGTGGACAAATCTTTAGCTACGAACCAGCCACCAATCAGTTGCGCCTATTTCTTGAAGCCGTTAGCGGTAGTATTTTTGAATATCCCGATAACCTGACGATGGCTCCCTTCGGCGATTTGATGGTTTGCGAAGATGGTGCTGGCTCCCAATATTTGTACGGTGTGACACCTGCTGGTGAATGTTATAAATTCGGACGTAATGCCCTAAATGATAGTGAGCTTGCTGGGGTGTGTTTTTCTCCAGATGGGAAAACAATGTTTGTGAATATACAAAGACCCGGACTTATTCTTGCCGTTTGGGGACAGTGGCAAAGATCTTAG
- a CDS encoding AAA family ATPase, producing MKEELNTLIQARYPLIYLVTPEEERAEAAIAHIAKLCEYEKVYVWTMTHGLVTYDSDRKPQPRTLSAEAAIREMVHTEGSGIFIFKDLHPFLDDPSTVRWLRDAIASFKSGANKNIILMSPYQKVPLELEKDVVVLDFPLPTLDELDLVLSKHLSPTQPISAPVREKLLKAALGLTKDEAEKVYRKAQVKAKKLTESEVDIVLSEKKQLIRRNGILEFIEEDETIDAIGGLEELKRWLKQRSNAFTEAAREYGLPQPKGMLILGVPGCGKSLLAKTTSRLWGLPLLRLDMGRVYDGSTVGRSEANLRSALKTAASISPAILFIDELDKAFAGSGGSADSDGGTSSRIFGSFLTWMQEKESPVFVMATANRVDRLPGEFLRKGRFDEIFFVDLPNSNEREDIFNIHLSKRRPQGDRFDAAQLAKISEGFSGAEIEQAIIASMYDAFAQDREFTQLDIIAAIKATLPLSRTMTEQVSGLRDWARQRARPASASVAEYQRLEF from the coding sequence ATGAAAGAAGAACTAAATACGCTTATTCAGGCAAGATACCCGTTAATTTATCTTGTCACGCCAGAGGAAGAACGAGCAGAGGCGGCGATCGCCCACATTGCTAAGTTGTGCGAGTACGAAAAGGTTTATGTGTGGACGATGACCCACGGCTTGGTTACCTATGATTCTGACCGTAAGCCCCAACCCCGTACCCTTTCTGCTGAAGCTGCCATCCGCGAGATGGTTCATACCGAAGGATCTGGCATTTTTATCTTTAAGGATTTGCATCCTTTCCTTGATGACCCGAGTACTGTTCGCTGGCTCCGGGATGCGATCGCCTCCTTTAAAAGTGGCGCAAACAAAAACATTATTTTAATGTCGCCCTATCAAAAAGTTCCCCTAGAGCTAGAAAAAGATGTCGTTGTTTTAGATTTTCCTTTACCCACATTAGACGAGTTAGACCTTGTCTTGTCGAAGCATTTATCGCCGACGCAACCGATTAGTGCGCCAGTGCGCGAAAAACTTCTCAAGGCAGCCCTCGGTCTGACCAAAGATGAAGCAGAAAAAGTTTACCGTAAGGCCCAGGTTAAGGCGAAAAAATTAACCGAGTCAGAAGTTGACATTGTCTTGTCGGAGAAAAAGCAGCTTATCCGTCGCAACGGCATTCTTGAATTTATTGAAGAAGATGAAACCATTGATGCCATTGGTGGTTTGGAAGAGCTAAAACGTTGGTTAAAGCAGCGTTCTAACGCTTTTACTGAAGCAGCACGGGAATATGGCTTACCCCAACCGAAGGGCATGTTAATCCTTGGTGTTCCCGGTTGCGGTAAGTCTCTCCTCGCGAAAACGACTTCTAGATTGTGGGGCTTGCCTTTACTCCGTCTCGATATGGGTCGTGTGTATGACGGCTCCACGGTGGGTCGATCTGAAGCAAATCTCCGCAGTGCTCTCAAAACAGCCGCATCGATTTCCCCCGCTATTTTGTTTATCGATGAGTTGGATAAAGCCTTTGCTGGCTCTGGAGGATCGGCTGATTCTGATGGCGGTACTTCCAGTCGAATTTTCGGTTCTTTCCTCACTTGGATGCAGGAAAAAGAATCACCAGTATTTGTCATGGCGACGGCAAACCGCGTGGATCGCCTACCGGGTGAGTTCCTTAGAAAAGGCCGTTTTGATGAGATTTTCTTCGTTGATCTCCCCAACTCTAACGAACGTGAAGATATTTTCAATATTCATCTTTCCAAGCGCCGTCCGCAGGGCGATCGCTTCGATGCAGCGCAGTTGGCAAAGATTTCAGAAGGTTTTTCCGGTGCCGAAATTGAGCAGGCGATCATTGCCTCAATGTATGACGCTTTTGCTCAGGACAGAGAGTTTACGCAGCTCGATATTATCGCCGCAATTAAAGCGACTCTCCCCTTGTCCCGCACCATGACAGAACAGGTCAGCGGTCTCCGCGATTGGGCTAGACAGCGTGCCCGACCTGCGTCAGCTTCCGTCGCTGAATATCAGCGGTTGGAGTTCTAA